A window of Benincasa hispida cultivar B227 chromosome 9, ASM972705v1, whole genome shotgun sequence genomic DNA:
aataattttaatagtttttttcaCCAAGCTTATGTGAAGTTCAAATCAATTGGTTGTGTGTATTGACTTGGCCCTGGATGTCTATAGGATGGGAAAAAGTTGGTTCATGCGGAGATTTACATCATAACCTTGACTGTATTTTTACATGTAGTTTTAGTATTGTTCTGTCATATGTTAATAGTAGCTTATTAGCAATATCCCTTGCTTCAAACAAACCGATTGCCATTATTTGTTCCAACAGATGCAGAAATTGAGAAATGAAAATCTTCGACTGCAAGAAATCAAGGGTAAGGCTTATTGGAGCTTAAAAGGTCTTGATGTCAAAAGTGAAGCACAAAAAACTGGCAGAGTTGACAGTGACATTACCCATGGTATCTCATCATGCTCATCCAGCTATGGTAGCAGCAGTATTATTCAAGACCTCTTTCAAAGTGATGCTTTGAAAGATGGTAGTATATCCAAAGAAAAATTGATCAAAATTTTAGACTCTGGATTAAAATCTGGCGTGTTCATCCACTCTCATACTGAAATCCTATCAAAAGATGAAGATGTCACTGAAATTCTTGATGAACAAAGGGAGGTTGCAATTTCCCGAAGTCTATTCAGTACCCTGTTGTCACTTTTGGTTGGAGTGATTATATGGGAAGCTGAAGAGCCTCACTTGTGTCTAGTAGTGGCTCTCATGTTTGTGGTTAGCATCTCATTGAAGAGTGTAGTTGAGTTTTTCACGACTATTAAGAATAAACCTGCTTTGGATGCTGTTTCTCTTTTGAGCTTCAACTGGTTCGTGCTTGGAATACTAGCTTACCCAACGCTTCCAATTATTGCTCGTTTGCTTGCTCCTCCAACCTTGAGGATTGTGGAATGGTTCAGTTTCTCCATTTCCTGACTTGATCACAACTACTTGACCCCAGCAAGGTGGAAGTTGAGAGGTACATCACCTAATATCACTTTCTACTTGAATCTAACTTACCGGTTCTCTTCTTGATTGATTCGTTCTTCATGTAGATTAGATTAGGAGGTGATGATTAGAGATTGTTTTGAgatttagttttctattttgttgGTTAGCTTGTAAAGATAAGTGTTTTTTCCACTCAACATGTGGAGTAATTTGAACCTTTGATCTTTTGGTTGAGGGTGTACATCTTAGCTAGTTGAGCTATGCTAAGGGTTCATAGAGATtgatgttattttgtattttcacTATTCACACTACCATTATTACTTCATGAACGGGTAGAAGGGTTTAAATGGTTTTCTTGAAAAACAGAAACAGAGAGACTATTTAGATATGCTTTTATTTTTGTCCTATACATTAGAAAGTTAGTTATCATCTAAGAAGCATATATATACACGCACACACACTTTCGTTGCCCCATGTTCATGTCCAATACATGTTGGTAACTCTTAACATATTATACACATTCATT
This region includes:
- the LOC120086031 gene encoding uncharacterized protein LOC120086031 isoform X4 — encoded protein: MWVVAIVSLPGRILAALQRERQLRQYLQFLEIEFNNVLWERKELQKQFQAAMREHKMMELMLDELEMIHEKATNKISLLESEMQKLRNENLRLQEIKGKAYWSLKGLDVKSEAQKTGRVDSDITHGISSCSSSYGSSSIIQDLFQSDALKDGSISKEKLIKILDSGLKSGVFIHSHTEILSKDEDVTEILDEQREVAISRSLFSTLLSLLVGVIIWEAEEPHLCLVVALMFVVSISLKSVVEFFTTIKNKPALDAVSLLSFNWFVLGILAYPTLPIIARLLAPPTLRIVEWFSFSIS
- the LOC120086031 gene encoding uncharacterized protein LOC120086031 isoform X2, coding for MLIYLENLCCCCSNLVGAVEDLGQSSLEHILDNFDVGSRNCLSSWTNISCFTEGKADLSLRKMCTKKNIRQLTLRQYLQFLEIEFNNVLWERKELQKQFQAAMREHKMMELMLDELEMIHEKATNKISLLESEMQKLRNENLRLQEIKGKAYWSLKGLDVKSEAQKTGRVDSDITHGISSCSSSYGSSSIIQDLFQSDALKDGSISKEKLIKILDSGLKSGVFIHSHTEILSKDEDVTEILDEQREVAISRSLFSTLLSLLVGVIIWEAEEPHLCLVVALMFVVSISLKSVVEFFTTIKNKPALDAVSLLSFNWFVLGILAYPTLPIIARLLAPPTLRIVEWFSFSIS
- the LOC120086031 gene encoding uncharacterized protein LOC120086031 isoform X1, with translation MVGSMAFLSEFLNTTIFLVTRPFSFFMRTCSFILKTFVVVVQTWLELLKTSVSLHLNIFWTTLMWVVAIVSLPGRILAALQRERQLRQYLQFLEIEFNNVLWERKELQKQFQAAMREHKMMELMLDELEMIHEKATNKISLLESEMQKLRNENLRLQEIKGKAYWSLKGLDVKSEAQKTGRVDSDITHGISSCSSSYGSSSIIQDLFQSDALKDGSISKEKLIKILDSGLKSGVFIHSHTEILSKDEDVTEILDEQREVAISRSLFSTLLSLLVGVIIWEAEEPHLCLVVALMFVVSISLKSVVEFFTTIKNKPALDAVSLLSFNWFVLGILAYPTLPIIARLLAPPTLRIVEWFSFSIS
- the LOC120086031 gene encoding uncharacterized protein LOC120086031 isoform X3, coding for MTSVSLHLNIFWTTLMWVVAIVSLPGRILAALQRERQLRQYLQFLEIEFNNVLWERKELQKQFQAAMREHKMMELMLDELEMIHEKATNKISLLESEMQKLRNENLRLQEIKGKAYWSLKGLDVKSEAQKTGRVDSDITHGISSCSSSYGSSSIIQDLFQSDALKDGSISKEKLIKILDSGLKSGVFIHSHTEILSKDEDVTEILDEQREVAISRSLFSTLLSLLVGVIIWEAEEPHLCLVVALMFVVSISLKSVVEFFTTIKNKPALDAVSLLSFNWFVLGILAYPTLPIIARLLAPPTLRIVEWFSFSIS